From one Triticum urartu cultivar G1812 chromosome 3, Tu2.1, whole genome shotgun sequence genomic stretch:
- the LOC125549175 gene encoding putative F-box protein At1g50870 — protein MAEAASEGATPPHHGLPDEIFIWEILVRLPPKSLLRCRAVCRAWRSATSACGFLLAHHARQPTLPLVYVRNRDFNDGVFPYGHDGNGASLDIIPVDHRAAADHLRSVARLDQASDFYRLEGSCDGLLVLSLDDDTHFVICNPATRQYAPFWLQSGFMFLGMYRHPPTGEYRLLMCPCWFLAHQVIAGSKDDCYVLSLGSGQPPRNIGPEQTHKLISDTRSVLFRGRLHWYRVQEKVKNNMIIVFDITAESFRQMHVPVRGCTGDDLFEMDGMLGMSSFRDTWTIIDIWVLQDYESEVWTIKCKIELPLMEIRAWCGKDDELCELVVVPGDGELLVLIKFAEWLFQVGMDGKLVATFHRKGVRPTQFQLKQTLVQHDFFPTLEGYVVNNFPFI, from the coding sequence ATGGCAGAGGCCGCAAGCGAGGGAGCGACGCCTCCCCACCATGGCCTCCCGGATGAGATCTTCATCTGGGAGATCCTCGTCCGCCTGCCCCCCAAATCCCTCCTCCGCTGCCGCGCCGTGTGCCGCGCCTGGCGCAGCGCCACCTCCGCCTGCGGCTTCCTCCTCGCCCACCACGCCCGCCAGCCCACCCTCCCCCTTGTCTACGTCCGCAACAGAGACTTCAACGACGGCGTGTTCCCCTACGGCCACGACGGCAACGGCGCCTCCCTAGACATCATCCCCGTCGACCACCGGGCCGCCGCCGACCATCTCAGGTCCGTCGCGCGACTTGATCAAGCCTCCGACTTCTATCGTCTCGAGGGCTCCTGTGACGGCCTCCTTGTCCTCTCCTTGGACGACGACACGCACTTCGTCATCTGTAACCCGGCGACCCGTCAGTATGCTCCCTTCTGGCTGCAATCTGGCTTCATGTTCCTGGGAATGTACCGTCACCCCCCAACCGGTGAGTACAGACTACTGATGTGCCCGTGCTGGTTTTTGGCTCATCAAGTGATAGCTGGGAGTAAAGATGACTGCTACGTTTTATCGCTGGGCTCCGGCCAGCCGCCGAGGAACATCGGGCCAGAGCAAACGCATAAACTGATATCCGACACCAGGTCTGTGCTATTCCGTGGTAGATTGCATTGGTACCGGGTGCAGGAGAAGGTCAAGAACAACATGATAATTGTGTTTGACATCACAGCTGAGTCATTCCGACAGATGCATGTTCCTGTTCGTGGCTGCACTGGTGATGACCTGTTTGAAATGGATGGCATGCTCGGCATGTCCAGTTTCAGAGACACATGGACAATCATTGATATCTGGGTGTTGCAGGACTATGAAAGCGAGGTCTGGACCATCAAGTGCAAGATTGAATTGCCGCTTATGGAGATCAGGGCATGGTGTGGAAAGGATGATGAATTATGCGAGCTGGTGGTTGTGCCTGGAGATGGTGAGCTGCTCGTGCTGATCAAATTTGCCGAGTGGCTATTTCAGGTTGGCATGGATGGCAAGTTGGTCGCCACTTTCCATCGCAAAGGCGTCCGTCCTACTCAATTTCAGCTCAAACAAACTCTTGTTCAGCATGACTTCTTTCCAACACTAGAGGGTTATGTTGTGAACAATTTTCCTTTCATCTGA